In the Trichoderma atroviride chromosome 4, complete sequence genome, CGTCTCGCCCATCGCTCGCGCCACCGGATCTCCTCTGACGATTCCCCTCGATGCCCTCCAAGCGCCCTCCAAGCGCTCAATCAGCCGCCAGCAGGTCACGATAGTGGCTTCTTCGGCAGAGGCGGCCCTTGTAACGCCTCTCCGTCGACCGCCCTCTGCGCGAGACAGCCAGAAGCGCAGGGAAGCCAtcctcaagggcaaggaaggtaGCCGGCAGCGTCGGCGATGGGAGAATGGTACGCATTAAgccactgccgctgctaAGCCCTGGTTCTCAAGGCACATGTCAAACACAGGTcgctgatgatgaagctgatgcAGATCGCCTCGTGGACGTCCCCAACGTCCAGCCGCCCGAGCCCATCGATTGGGAAGTCCATCCCACGCATCCCATCCACCGAGTCCCCTACCAGCTCGCCCAGTTCTGGGATCACGGCGTCCGTCAGCGCATCCAGGACAAGAcggccaagctgcaggccgctcgcaagaagcagcagctcaaggccggcaGCGCCACCGGCCTTGGGATAGGGGAGGTGCCTCGCGACCTGCGAGAGTCAACCAAGCGCAGTCCGGTCATTCGGACGTGGGTCAAGGCGCTCGAGGAGCCGGTGCGGCAGTACATGGCCAACGAGCGGCAGAGGCGACGGGCCGAGGAGCAACGACGACAGGCTGGCAATGGCCGCGATGAGGACGTGGACAGCGCGGCGGAAGAGATGGActctgatgatgaggagattGTGTTTGTGGGTCGGAATGGCAGGATGAGAGACATGCAGCAGAAGagggcggctgcggctgcggcgcagTACAGGATGGCGCACCGTGAGGTGTCACAAGAAACGGTTGATTCTGGACTGCTCTTTGATTCGTTTGGCGACGATTTAGAGACTGCTGCTTTCAAGTTAGTTGAAACCCTTTGCCCCTTTTTGCTATACATCGTATGCGTCCAAAACTAACCAAGTGCTTGCTTCCATTTAGGCGATGGCTTGCGCATGCCATTGCAGATTATTACGGCCTCACGTCCAGATCAGTTACCCTGGCCAACGCCCAAAGAGTCGTGTACGTTGGCCTAAAGCAAGCACCACGGTTGCAAAAAGCGGTTCCTCCTCTCGTACAGCTGCCACGGCCCCTGTGGGAGATTTGCTGAGCTGCAGAGAATTGTGGTTTTGAAGAGAGCAGGCTGTAGAGATTCGGGTTAAACAGGACCTCATATCTTTCATGACGCATGCTTGCTGGtggctttgcctttttcttcttcttggatatAATATATGACTAGACGTATATGATATTGGTCATTCATTTCTTCTAGATGATTTCGAATAGATGGGGGTGTTTAGAGGGGCTTTACATGCattttcttgattttttctcaagatttccttcttccctgGATGTCTATGGATATGATAACGATATCTCCTCAAGCCTACAATGTAGCCAATTTTGTTCTAGAGTGACTCCCGTAGGCCGACATCTGGAGCGGTTCAACAATAGCACATGCTAATAAAGGCAAGGCAATTTAATATGGCGCAAAATCCACAACCATCAATCGCGCAGCACGgtaaatcttctttttctacatgtacctaggtacgcTGGGATGATCATTCCAGAGACCCAGATAGCTCAGCCTATAAACAGTTTTCGCTAGTATCGCAGCAAGCGGCTGGGAGGGGCA is a window encoding:
- a CDS encoding uncharacterized protein (EggNog:ENOG41), whose product is MAIYSAVPPPPESPPPNQATANDIFPATATSNAAIDIEAWTISALQSLSVSPIARATGSPLTIPLDALQAPSKRSISRQQVTIVASSAEAALVTPLRRPPSARDSQKRREAILKGKEGSRQRRRWENDRLVDVPNVQPPEPIDWEVHPTHPIHRVPYQLAQFWDHGVRQRIQDKTAKLQAARKKQQLKAGSATGLGIGEVPRDLRESTKRSPVIRTWVKALEEPVRQYMANERQRRRAEEQRRQAGNGRDEDVDSAAEEMDSDDEEIVFVGRNGRMRDMQQKRAAAAAAQYRMAHREVSQETVDSGLLFDSFGDDLETAAFKRWLAHAIADYYGLTSRSVTLANAQRVVYVGLKQAPRLQKAVPPLVQLPRPLWEIC